The DNA sequence CTTTTCTTCTCCTAACCCGGCATTTCCATTTCTGCTGAGTATACCAAGATACTCTACCCAAGGGCCGACATCCTTACGATATCTTTCTGCCATAACCCTTGCGATCTGTGAAAGATGGGTCAGGTCATGCACTGCCCAGGTGGAAACCAGCTCCCTTGCCTTCACGGTTCCAAATGCAGGATGCTTTCCTGCAGCTTCCAGCCTGTCTTCGGTCACCATCAGTTCCCGCAGAAGAGCCAGGTTTTCAGCCCTGATCTCTTTAAATTCATGAAGCTTCCGGGCGACCGTCTGTTCCTCCTTTTTCAAGTGGGAAAAGCGGTCAAACGGAGGGAATGATTCTTCTTCCCCTTTTTCCAGCATAAACTTGAGGCGAGGCACCCAGTTATGCTTTTCTCCTTCAATCAAATGGTCGACCACTTCGACAGGATTCCAGGTTCCTTCCCCTTCATTGGCCCCAAGCCATCCAGGAGACAGCCCTCCCAGAAGTATGTCCAATACCCGGGGTGTACGCTCCAGCACTTCCATTGCTTCACCCAGCTTGAATTTCATCCCTTAACTCTCCCTTATGTTTATAATTTCTATAATTCTATTCCAGACTTTTACCAATTACCTGCTGTACATAGATTTCAGGAAAATAACAGTCTTGGATTTGCTCCGCTATTTGTACTATAGTAAGTGCAAACCGAAGGAGTGATATATATATGTTCATCAAGCTGACGAAAGAACAGCAGCAAACCATGGTTTCTGATATCCAGGAGTTTTTCCTGCAGGAGCGTGACGAAGAAATATCAGAATTTGCAGCTGAAAGGGTGCTCGATTTTGTAAAACAGACACTCGCCCCTCATTTTTATAACAGCGCCGTTTCAGATGCAAAAACCTTAGTGGAACAGCAATTCGCTTCAATGGAAGAAGAAATTCTGACGCTTCTGCGCCCGATAAAAAAATAGATGTGATTGCCTGGATATACTCCGGGCTTTCTTTACTTAATGGAATCCAATAGCTCCACGTGTACATGATCAGTATTATCAGGATCGCTGTTAAAATCATAAATCTCCAGATTCCATCTGTCATTTGCCCGTTCATATCCCTTAGCTTCTATCCAGCGGTGCAATATTTCATAGCTTTTACGCATATCTGTGTTCGGCCCATGATGATGGATCGCAGCATACCGCTGAGGCGGAACAGTCAGACTTGTCATCCCTTCTGGCACCTGATCTTTTCGGTCAGCTGAAACCCCTATCCAATAACCATCTTCATCTTCCGAAGCCGGATTCACCACAAATGCGCCAATCTGCCGCCCGCTATCCTTTACACCTTGGATTTCGGAAACCCGCTCCTTCAGCCACTTAGCTGCCATGGGTATCTCCTCTATATATTGGCTTCCCTCACAAAGTACGCGAAAGCCTATCAGGTATACTTCTTCCATTTCGACTATCCTTTTTTCATATTTCAAGTTCGCCTGCATTCTGCCAGCTCCTTTCTTCTCACACCTTATTTCGACAAGGAGAGCAGGCAATCCCCCTCATTCACTAAAATTTGGGCAAAAAAAATGAGCTGTAGCCAGCTCATTTTTGATCAGAATTCCTCATATTCAGCCGGGTCCTGGTCATGCAGCCTGCCGCCGGGATGGCTTAATTTTGAGATGGCCTCCATATCCTCCACATCCAGTTCAAAATCAAAGATAGAAATATTCTCTTTCTGTCTTTCAGCAGAGGAGGATTTAGGAATGGATACAGCTCCCAGCTGATAATGCCAGCGAAGAACCACCTGGGCTATGGATTTCCCATGCTTTTCAGCAATCTTTTGAATATCCCCATTTCCGAGAAGATCGCTGCCGCGGCCGAGCGGGCTCCATGACTCTGTCAGAATACCATGTTTCTCATGATAGGCGCGCTGTTCTTCCTGGTTGAAATAAGGATGCAATTCGACCTGGTTCATGCTCGGTTTAACCCCTGTCTCCTTCTCCAGCCTGTCCAAATACTCCGGCAGGAAATTGCAGACACCGATTGAACGGACATACCCTTTTTTCTTTGCTTCTATTAAAGTTTGCCAGGCTTCAACATACAATTCTCTCTTCGGGTTTGGCCAGTGAATCAAATAAATATCATAATAATCCAAGCCAGCTCTGTAGAGGGATTCTTCAATTGCAATCATCCCTTTTGCTGATTCATGATAACGCCCCGGGAGCTTCGATGTGATGAGCAGATCCTCCCTGGAAACAGAGCTTCTTTTTACAGCCTCGCCGACTGTCCCCTCGTTTTCATAGTTATACGCAGAATCCAGAAGCCGGTATCCTCCCTCATCAATCGCCTTGCGGATCGACTCGGCGCCTGCACTCCCCTTCAATTGATATGTACCCAGCCCGATTGCCGGAATGGACAATCCATCATTAAGCTTTACTTCAGGTATCCCATTAACCATCTTCCATCACTCCTTTATCTGTCATACTATTACCTTACCATACTTTGGATTTTATACCCTGCTGGGGAGATTTGATTCTTCCCTCTTGGTATTCAGAAAACCGATCTCCTCCTGCAATTTTTGTTTTTCACTCCATATTTTTAAGGCAGCCTATTTGCTATTCTCGATATCTGGAGTGCTCCATAGAACTCTCCTGAGGCACTCTATCCACTTCTTTCACACTCTAGAGTGCTCTATAGACCTCTCTTGAAGCACTCTGAACGCTCCTTCAATCCTCTAGAGTGCTTCATAGACTTCGTTTGAATCACTCTGTACGCTCCTTCCCATCTTTAGAGTGCTTCATAGACTTCGTTTGAGGCACTCTGTACGCTCCTTTCCTACTCTAGAGTGCTTCATAGACTTCGTTTGAATCACTCTGTACGCTCCTTCCCATCTTTAGAGTGCTCCATAGACTTCGTTTGAGGCACTCTGTACGCTCCTTCCATCCTCTAGAGTGCTTCATAGACTTTGTTTGAGACACTCTGTACGCTCCTTTCCATCTTTAGAGTGCTTCATAGACTTCGTTTGAGGCACTCTGTACGCTCCTTTCATCCTCCAGAATGCTTCATAGGCTTCTTTTGAATCACTCTGTACGCTCCTTCCCATCTTTAGAGTGCTTCATAGACTTCGTTTGAGGCACTCTGTACGCTCCTTTCCTACTCTAGAGTGCTCCATAGACCTCTCTTGAAGCACTCTGTACAATCTTTCCTCCCTCTAGAGTGCTCTATAAACCTCTCTTGAAGCACTCTATCTGCTCTATTCCCACTCTGGAGTCCTCCAAAGATCAAACAATCCCCACCTCAATTCTCAACCTGCATCAATTTCACCCAAAAACAAAAAACCTCCCGCAAAGGAGGTTTTTCTACTATCAAATGCTTTCTTTCGCCTGCGATACACCGCCGCTGCGAATGGCAGCCACAAAGAATCCGATCACTGCACCCACTACGGCCGGCATGATCCATCCAAGCCCGACTTCATATAATGGCAGAATTGTGCTGAATACCTCTTCAACCGGTCCAAAGCTTAGGCCTGCAGCCTTTAACCCATCGAATAAGCTGACAATGAAAGTGAACAGCATACTTACCTGGTAAACTTCCTTTTTCCCTTTGAAAAGAGGATGAAGGAAGGTAAGGAACATCAGGCAGATGGCTAAAGGATAAATTCCTGTCAGAACTGGAACCGAAATGCTGATCAGCTGGCTGAGCCCGATATTGGAAAAGACGGCGCTGAATACAGACAAAATAACAACAAAAACTGTGTAAGAAACCGAAGGAAACACTTTATGGAAATAAGATGAACATGCTGTCACGAGTCCGATGCTCGTTGTCAGGCATGCCCCAAGAACAATGACGCTTAAAAGCAGGGCGCCGAATGAACCAAAATAATATTCAGATGCACCGGATAACACGGCTCCGCCATTATCAAGCCTTCCAAGCTCACCCACGCTTGATGCGCCAATATATGACAGTGAGGTATAGATAATAGCAAGAAGTGCTGCTGCAATAAGTCCTGCTTTAGCTATCGAAACCATGATCTCTTTTCTCGTGGCAGCTCCTCTTTCTTTTACTGCATCGACTACAATGATGCCAAATACGAATGCTGCCAGGGCGTCCATTGTCAGATAGCCTTCCTGGAAACCTTTAAAAAAGGTGTTAGCTAAATAATTTTCTCCTGGTGATTGGAAAGAACCCATAGGATTGAAAAAAGCGGCAATGATCAAAATGCCTACTACAATCAGCAGGATCGGCGTCAGGTATTTACCGACAATATCAACAATCTTGGAAGATTTTAAAGAAAAGAAGCCTGTTACTGCAAAAAACAAAACAGAAAAGACAATCAGCCCGATTGTGCTGTTCCCGGCTAAAAAGGGCTTTACGCCCATTTCAAATGAAACGGTTGCTGTCCTGGGAATCGCAAACAGCGGCCCTATGGACAGATACAAAAGCATCGTAAATACTGCGCTGAATGCTGGGTGCACCCTTCCTGCCAGCGACTGCAGATTGCTTTTGCCAGAAAAGCCAAGCGCCAATATCCCTAATAGCGGGAGCCCTACCCCAGTTACTATAAAGCCTGCATTGGCTGACCAGATACTGGTTCCTGCAGACTGTCCGAGCATCGCAGGGAAAATGAGATTTCCTGCCCCGAAGAAAAGTGCAAACAACATAAAGCCTACGGCGACTACATAAGAAAACGGTATTTTAGTTCCCATCCTATTCTCCTTTATGCTAAAGATTCTAGCTGCTTATTTTTCACCAACTTAAAAATTTCAGAAAATGATAAAAGCAGTTTAATAGTTACGTAATATATTGCATAACTCAAGATAACACACCATTAATCCGTATGCAATATATCGCATAAAGAAAATTGTCGAATTATGCAATATATTGAATTTTTCTTTCTAATTCTCTATACTAAATGTATAATCCAGTAAAAATTAAGAGTTTATGAAAATACTAGAGGTGAAAATAGATGCCCATCCCTGCCAATTTTGCTTCTCCTGCACGTGTATCAGCGAAAGACCGCGC is a window from the Bacillus infantis NRRL B-14911 genome containing:
- a CDS encoding DinB family protein, producing MKFKLGEAMEVLERTPRVLDILLGGLSPGWLGANEGEGTWNPVEVVDHLIEGEKHNWVPRLKFMLEKGEEESFPPFDRFSHLKKEEQTVARKLHEFKEIRAENLALLRELMVTEDRLEAAGKHPAFGTVKARELVSTWAVHDLTHLSQIARVMAERYRKDVGPWVEYLGILSRNGNAGLGEEK
- a CDS encoding DUF2164 domain-containing protein, whose translation is MFIKLTKEQQQTMVSDIQEFFLQERDEEISEFAAERVLDFVKQTLAPHFYNSAVSDAKTLVEQQFASMEEEILTLLRPIKK
- a CDS encoding GyrI-like domain-containing protein, which gives rise to MQANLKYEKRIVEMEEVYLIGFRVLCEGSQYIEEIPMAAKWLKERVSEIQGVKDSGRQIGAFVVNPASEDEDGYWIGVSADRKDQVPEGMTSLTVPPQRYAAIHHHGPNTDMRKSYEILHRWIEAKGYERANDRWNLEIYDFNSDPDNTDHVHVELLDSIK
- a CDS encoding aldo/keto reductase, encoding MVNGIPEVKLNDGLSIPAIGLGTYQLKGSAGAESIRKAIDEGGYRLLDSAYNYENEGTVGEAVKRSSVSREDLLITSKLPGRYHESAKGMIAIEESLYRAGLDYYDIYLIHWPNPKRELYVEAWQTLIEAKKKGYVRSIGVCNFLPEYLDRLEKETGVKPSMNQVELHPYFNQEEQRAYHEKHGILTESWSPLGRGSDLLGNGDIQKIAEKHGKSIAQVVLRWHYQLGAVSIPKSSSAERQKENISIFDFELDVEDMEAISKLSHPGGRLHDQDPAEYEEF
- the brnQ gene encoding branched-chain amino acid transport system II carrier protein, with product MGTKIPFSYVVAVGFMLFALFFGAGNLIFPAMLGQSAGTSIWSANAGFIVTGVGLPLLGILALGFSGKSNLQSLAGRVHPAFSAVFTMLLYLSIGPLFAIPRTATVSFEMGVKPFLAGNSTIGLIVFSVLFFAVTGFFSLKSSKIVDIVGKYLTPILLIVVGILIIAAFFNPMGSFQSPGENYLANTFFKGFQEGYLTMDALAAFVFGIIVVDAVKERGAATRKEIMVSIAKAGLIAAALLAIIYTSLSYIGASSVGELGRLDNGGAVLSGASEYYFGSFGALLLSVIVLGACLTTSIGLVTACSSYFHKVFPSVSYTVFVVILSVFSAVFSNIGLSQLISISVPVLTGIYPLAICLMFLTFLHPLFKGKKEVYQVSMLFTFIVSLFDGLKAAGLSFGPVEEVFSTILPLYEVGLGWIMPAVVGAVIGFFVAAIRSGGVSQAKESI